The genomic region GTTGTGTGACACCAACGGTGGCTGTCTTCCTTCTGAAATATCATGGATGGTAAAGAAGGCGAGGGGTGGTGTGAAGGTCCCGTTAGGCATCCATACCCATAACGACTGCGACCTGGCAGTGGCCAATACACTGGCGGCCGTGGAAGCCGGAGCTACACACGTACAGGGAACCATAAACGGGTTTGGTGAGAGGTGCGGCAACGCCGACCTATGCTCAATCATCCCCGTCCTTACACTGAAACAGGGTCTAACGTGTCTGGACGAGGGAAAGCTGAAGAAGCTTACCGAGGTCTCGCGCTACGTGAACGAGGTGGCGAACCTCGCCTCCAGGTCCAACCAGCCGTTTGTGGGCGTCAGCGCGTTTGCCCATAAAGGCGGCCTGCACGTGGACGCAATCACAAAAAACCGGCAGACATACGAGCACATATCCCCGGAGGTAATAGGAAACGAGAGACGTATACTCATCTCCGAGCTCTCCGGGAACGCCACCTTGCTGGCCAAAACGGCTCAATACGACATAACCAAAAACAAGGAGACGATGAGGAAGATACTGAAGCAGGTCCAGGACCGTGAGAACCAGGGTTATCACTACGAGTCGGCGGAGGCGTCATTCGAGATACTGGTAAAGAAGGTGCTGGGGAGGTACAAGCGCTTCTTTGACACGGTAGGCTTTCACGTCACCGTAGAAAAACACGATGGCGCGCCGGTAACGGTGGCGACCGTCAAGATTAGTGTGGACGGCGTGGAGGAATTAACCGCGGCAGAGGGGGATGGCCCTGTAAACGCTCTGGACGGAGCACTGAGGAAAGCGCTGAAAAGGTTTTACCCGGAGCTTAAATGGCACCTGGTG from Candidatus Bathyanammoxibius amoris harbors:
- the cimA gene encoding citramalate synthase, which produces MKKIIVYDTTLRDGSQAEGVFFSLQDKISIALKLDDLGVDYIEGGYPGSNPKDRDFFRDIASKTLSNSKVVAFGSTRRGDKNAEADPGLQALLKAETPVVTIVAKGWDLHVKEVLRVSPENNLNMISDTVKFLKSHNREVFVDIEHFFDGYKSDAKYALKVVKTAVSSGADAIVLCDTNGGCLPSEISWMVKKARGGVKVPLGIHTHNDCDLAVANTLAAVEAGATHVQGTINGFGERCGNADLCSIIPVLTLKQGLTCLDEGKLKKLTEVSRYVNEVANLASRSNQPFVGVSAFAHKGGLHVDAITKNRQTYEHISPEVIGNERRILISELSGNATLLAKTAQYDITKNKETMRKILKQVQDRENQGYHYESAEASFEILVKKVLGRYKRFFDTVGFHVTVEKHDGAPVTVATVKISVDGVEELTAAEGDGPVNALDGALRKALKRFYPELKWHLVDFKVRVINPKDGTAARVRVIIQSQDEQDIWGTVGVSENIIEASWEALVDSIEYKLLKDQEKTTRRPAAALKSRQQ